Below is a genomic region from Sutterella megalosphaeroides.
CCGTCCAGGCGCGAGAACGGAAAGTGCGCACGCCCGTCGGCGTCCCGCTCAGGGAGCCAACCGTCGAGCACCGGGTTTTCCGGGTCGACGGCAAGCAGAAACCGCTCGCGAAACAAGGGCGTGAGCTTCAAGTCCGAGGTATCCGACGGTTCGACGAGAATGGAAAGATCGGTACGTCCCTCGCGCGCCGCGCGCTCGAGTTCGGCCGTCGTCCCCTCGACGAGTTCAAGTTCGACGTCCGGGTACGCGCGTCGAAAGGCAGGAAGCACGTCCGCAAGCAGGATCGTTTCGCGAAATTCGGAAACCCCGAGCCGCAAAGTCCCGCGCACGCCCGAAGCCAGGTCGGCAAGCTCGCGTCGACATTCATCGCGCTCGCGCTCGATGCGCTGTTCGGCCCGAAGAATGCGCTCGCCCGCGGCCGTCAAACTCAACGGCCGCGACGAGCGATCCAGCACTTCGAATCCCCAGGCCCGCTCGATGCGGGCAAGCGTCTGCGAGAGACCCGACTGCGTGACCCCCAACTCCCGCGCCGCGCGGGTGATGCTCGCCGAACGGGCAAGCGTTTCGAGAATCCGTACGGTCGATTCGGCCACGAGCGTCGTCCGAAAAGGTCGCTCAGGGCAGAAACGCCTTCACGGCCTCGGCCTCAAGGGCGAGTTCGGCGACGTTGCGCTCGATCCGGGCGCGAAGCGCTTCGGAAATCTCAAGACCCTCAACGGGACGCGCCACGCCGTTTTCCGTGCGGCAGGGGAAACCGAACACCATCCCTTCGGGAACGCCGTACTCCCCTTCGGAGGGAACCGCCATCGTCACCCAGCGTTCGCCCGAACCGAGCGCCCAGTCGCGCATGTGGTCGATTGCGGCGGAAGCGGCCGAAGCCGCGGAACTCGCGCCGCGCGCGGCGAGAATCGCGCCGCCCCGCTTCGCGACGACGGGTTCGAACTCGTCGGCAAGCCACGCGGCCTCAAGGCGCCCCGCCACCGGTTCGCCCTTCGCGGTCGCAAACGAGACGTCGGCCGCCATCGTCGGGCTGTGGTTCCCCCAAACGGCAACGCGCTCGATGTCGGCCACGCGACAGCCGAGCTTTTTCGCGAGTTGCGCTTCGGCGCGATTCTGATCGAGCCGCATGAGGGCGGAGAAATTGCGCGCGGCAAGATCCGGTGCGTTTTTCATCGCGATCATCGCGTTCGTGTTGCAGGGGTTCCCCACAACGAGCACCTTCACGTCGCGCGAGGCCGAGGCGTTGAGGGCGCGCCCCTGCTCCATGAAAATCCGGGCGTTGGCTTCGAGCAAATCGGCGCGCTCCATTCCCGGTGCGCGCGGACGGGCGCCTACGAGAAGCGCGTAGTCCGCGTCGCGGAACGCTTCGACCGGATCGCGAAAGGCCGAGAGCCCGTGAAGAAGCGGGAACGCGCAGTCTTCGAGCTCCATCATGGTGCCCGTAAGGCGGGCGCTCGACGCGGACTCGGCGCGCTCGAGAAGCCGCAGCTCCACGGGTTGGTCGGCCCCGAGCATGGCCCCCGAAGCGATGCGGAAAAGAAGCGAGTAGCCGATCTGGCCGGCCGGGCCCGTGACGGCCACGCGAACGGTTTTTTTCGTGGTTTCCATGGAATGCTCTCCTTTGAGCGAAGCCGCTCGTCTTCGGGCGAGCGGCGCGGGACTGGTGATGGTCGGAGTGCCGTGACGTGCTTCGAGCAGCTCAACGCTTGTCGGTAAGCTTGATTTTGGTTTCAAGCTCCTTGAAGCGCAAGGGCTTCGGAGCGCTCCGGCGGTTTTCGTAGTCGGTATGAAGGAGTTCGTGCGCGAGGTCGCTTCCCGCCCGACCGAGGTAGTCGCGGTAGAGGGCCGCGACGTCCGGGTTTTCGTCCGAACGCTTCACGGCGAGGCGATCGTCTTCCTCGTAGACCATGCGCTGACGAACGGGAAGGGTGCGCGTCCAGTTGTCGCCGCGCGCGGTGCCGCCCCCGCCGATGCAGCCCCCGGGGCACGCCATCACTTCGACGAAGTGCCAGGGCGAGCGCCCCTCGCGAACGCAGTCGAGTACCGGACCGAGGTTCTTCAAGCCGTGCACGACCGCAACGCGGAGTTCTCCGAAGCGCTCCGTCTCAACGCGCGCTTCCTTGACGCCCGCAAGCCCCCGCACCGGTTCGAACCGGAGCGGAAGCGCGCGGGGCGAGCCCGCAAGGGCGCACACCGTACGCAAAGCCGCTTCCATCACGCCCCCCGTCGTCGCAAAGAGCTGCGCCGCGCCCGAAGCTTCCGTCATGAAGGGGGAGTCGAAGGGTGCGGGGTCGATCGCGAGGGGATCGATCCCCTGGGTGCGAAAGAGCCGCTCCAATTCGCGCACGGTCAGAACGAGGTCGACGTCGGCGACGCCCTCGCGCGCAAGTTGCGGCCGAGCTGCTTCGTCCTTTTTGGCCGTGCAGGGCATGATCGAGACGACGCGGATCGCGGCGGAATCGAGCTTTTTCACGCGCGGCAGATAGGTTTTCGCAAGCGCGCCGAAAATCGCCTGAGGCGAGCGGGTGGAGGAGACGTGGGGGAAAAGGTCGGGATGACTCTTTTCGACGTGATTGATCCAGCCCGGGCAGCAGGAGGTGAACATCGTGTCGACGCGCCCTTCGGAGTGCTCGAGGCGATGGAGGAGTTCGGTGCCCTCTTCGAGAATCGTCACGTCCGCCGACCACCGCGTGTCGCACACGAAGTCGGCGCCGAGCTTTTTGAGGCCCGCGACGATTTCCCCTTCGAGGTTGCGTCCCGCGGGCGCCCCGGCGGCTTCGGCAAAGGCCATGCGCACGGCGGGCGCGATCTGTACGACCGTAACGACGTCGGGGTCGGCGAGGTAGTCGAGGAAACGGTCCGTTTCGTCCTTGACGGCGATGGCGCCCGTCGGGCAGACGAGCGAACACTGCCCGCACTGCACGCACCGGTCGGAGTCGCCCCAGAGTCCGCCGTCAAAACCCACGCTCGAGGCACACCCCGTGCCTTCGAAGGTGATGGCGGAGACGCCCTGCACCTGGCGGCAGACTTCGACGCAACGCAGACAGCGAATGCACTTGTCGGCCGTAAAAACGAGGGCGGGCGCCGAGCGGTCGACCGTCGTGCGGTCGGTGAGACGGCCCGAGAGGCGCGAAAGATCGAGCCCCGTTTCTTCGGCCGCACGCTGCAGTTCGCACCGACCGTGGCGCGCACAGCCCGAACATCGCTCGCAGTGGTCGGCAAAAAGAAGTTCGGCCTGCAAGCGACGCGCGCGGCGCACGCGTTCGGAGCGCGTGTCGACGCGCATTCCGTCCTCGACCGCGCTCGTGCAGGCGGTCGCGAGCGTCTGACGGCCGCTTGCGGTCGTGACGTCGACGAGACACATGCGGCAGGTCCCCGGACGGTGGTTGAGCGCGGCGAATTCGCACAAGGTCGGAATCCGCACGCCCTCGCGCCGGGCCACTTCGAGCACGGTTTCGCCTTCGCGACAGGCCGCGGGGCGGCCGTTCAAATAGATTTGCATGAGGTTCTCCCTGGGGGTCGGTGCCGGTCAGTGTTCTTCGAGCGCGCTCTTACCCGGAATCGGGCGCAGGGTCGTGAGCGAGAAGAGCCGGTAACAGCGCATGCAACGCTTCGCTTCTTCGAGCGCTTCGTCGGGATCGAGCCCGAGCTCGACCTCGTCCCAGCTCTTGACGCGCTCCGCGGCGTCGAGGTGTCGGATTTTGGCGCGGGGTTTCGCTACGGGCGCGGGTTGGGGCGGCTCGGCGTCAAGGAGCTTTCCTTCTCGGAGCATTTCGCTCATGCGCCGACGCGCAAGGAACCCGGGCACGCCCGTGAGGAGGTACTCGTGAATGGACGCGGCGGCCGTTTCCCCTTCTTCGAGCCCGCGAATGAGGCTCGTCGGACCGATCGCCGCATCGCCCCCGGCGAAAACGCCGTCGCGCGAGGTGGCAAGCGACGCATCCACTTCGATCGTGCCGCGGCGGGTGAAGCGGATGCCGTCTTCGGGCGTGAAGACGGACGGATCGGTTTTCTGCCCGATCGCCGCCACGACGGTCGAGCAGGGAATGACGAATTCGCTCCCCGGAATCGGACGCACCGAGCGCCGACCGCTCGCGTCGGGTTCGCCCTCGGCCATCCGAACGAGCTTGAGCCCGACCACTTCACCCCCTTCGACCACCACTTCAACGGGGGCCGTAAGGAATTCGAAGGCAATCCCTTCGTCGAGAGCCGCTTCGATTTCCTCGGGGTCCGCGGGGGCGCTCGCACGCGTGCGGCGGTAGGAAACGGTCACCCGACCGCCAGTCCCTTCGAGGAGGCGCCGCGCGGAGCGGCAGCAGTCCATCGCGACGTTGCCGCAGCCGACGACGACCACGTCGCCCTTCAGAGGCATGGAGCGCCCCTCGTCCTGGGCGCGTTCGAGGTCGAGCAGAAAGTCGAGCCCTTTGAGGTAACCCTTCGCGTCGGTGGCTTCGCCCTCCAGCCCGAGGTACTGCCCTTCGGGGCAGCCGAGCCCCAAAAAGACCGCGCGGTAGCCGCGGCGGAAGAGGTCCCCGATCGAGAAATCGCGCCCGAGGGCCTTGCCGTAATGCACGCGCCCGCCGAGACGCGCGACGGCGTCCGTTTCCGTCTCGAGAAAGCGGTTGGGGAGGCGATAGGCGGGAATGCCGAGACGAGCCATGCCGCCCGCGTGGTCTTCCTTTTCGAAAACGTCGACGCGAACGCCGCGGCGAAGCAGGTGATAGGCGCAGTTGAGCCCCGCGGGGCCCGCCCCGACGACGGCAACGGAAGGTGCCAAGGGGCTCGGGAGATCGCGCGCGGGGGCTTTCTCAAAGAAATCGACGACCGCTTCTCCGGCGTTGTCCGACGCGAAACGCTTCAAATCCTTGATCGCCACGGGGGCGTCGACGCGACCGCGCACGCAGGCCTTTTCGCAGGGGCGAACGCACACGCGCCCGCAGGAGCCGACGAGGGGGTAGTGCTCAAGCAAAACGGCGGTCGCGAGTTCCGGATGACCGTCGCGGATGTAGTCGATGTAACGGGGCACTTCGACGTGCGCGGGGCAGGCTTCGATGCAGGGGGCGGTGGCGACCTCGTAATGGTCGCGCGTGCCGCGGGGGACCGTCGGCGCGTGACGGAGGTCGTCAAGAAAGTGATCGATCGCTCCGAGAATCGGCGCGGGCGTCGTCAGGCCGATCCCGCACAGGCTCGATTCCGCCATCAGAGCGGCCACCTCGCGCACGTACGCCCAGTCGACCGATTCGCCTTCGCCGTTACAGGCCTTCTCCAGCGCTTCGGCAATGATCACCGTGCCCGCGCGGCAGGGCGTGCAGCGCCCGCACGAGAGACGGCGCGCTTTGCGGTAGTAGCTGTAGAGGACTTCGGCGAGCGTTGCGCGCAGGTCGAAAACAAGAAACCCCTGAGGACCCGCAAAGCCCGCCACGGGGTTGCCGGGATTGAAACTTTGGAGCGCCCCCACGGGCACGTCCTCGGGCGTCGGATGACCGAAGTCGCGTCGGTAGTCGTGCACGCGACCGTTCCAGACACCGTAGATAAGTTCGTCCATAGAAGTGTTTCCTCGGGGGACCCCCGTATTTCGCTTTTTTTGGGGGAAGTGGAACGAGACGCGGGGCGAAGCCGCGCGTACCCGTATCCGTCGTTGAAAAGTAAGCCGTCGGCCGTCCGAATGACAAAGGCACCGTCTTTTGTGCCTTGCATGCGGGGCTTTGCGGGAATCGAGCGCTCGGAGCAAAATGCGGCAACGGGAACGCGACTCGGGCGAACATAGAAAAAGTTCTATACTTTCCGTCGTTGGGACGGCTTTGTCTTGCCGCGCGCTCCGACCGTTCCCGATCGTCGCCGCGCGACGGTCGATCCATTATAGGGAGGGATCGGCGCCCGTGGTCGATAATTTTTTCTATGCCCGAGCCCGACCGCCTCCTTCCACCCCGTCTTCCGTTCGCATGACCGATCCGCGTTTTTTGCCTTACGTCCGCGTCGCCCGTCTCATTGCCCGTACGTTCGGGCCCGACTGCGAAGTGGTCCTCCACGACCTCACGACACCCGCGCATTCGGTCATACACATCGAAAACAACGGCGTGACGGGACGCCGCATCGGCGACACCTTCAAGCACCTCGTCGACAAGGCCATGCGGTCGGAGGAAACCGACGTATTCGCGAACTACTACTATCGCTTCGAAGGCCGACTCATACGTTCCTCGTCGTTGCTCGTGCGCGACGAAACGGGGAAGCTCATCGGCGCACTCTGCATCAACGCGGACGTGACGGCCGTTCAAGCACAGCTCGACTTCATCCGAAGGCTGCTTCCGGGATTCGCCGACGCGTGTTCCCCGGAAATCCGTCCGCTCGAAGCAGCCCCTCCGAGCGCGGCGCCCGCGTGCGGGAACGTCCCCCGCGCTGCGGGCGCCTCCGCCGAACCCACCCCAACGGTGCTCGAGCTCGTCAACGGCCTGATCGACGCCGCGGTCGACGAAGCGTGTGCGTCGGGACCGCTCACGAAAGAAAAGCGTCTGCAGGTCTTGGAGTTCCTTGAAAAAAAGAGCGTCTTCCTTGTGAAAGGCGCCCTCGAACGTACGGCGGAGCGCCTCGGCGTGGCAAAGGTGACGATTTACAGCGATCTCGACGCCGTTCGGAGGCGCTGAACGCACGACGGAGCGCAAGGGCGGTCGGCGCTTTGCGCCGGGGCCCTCGGACTTGGGTCGACCTGCACCCTGCGAGGCCTCCCGGCGAAAACGAGTTTCGAGAAGCGTCTCGGCTAAAATGAGCCTTCCGTCGACATCCCTTTTTTCCTCACCCGTTTCCCCACGCCATGCGTACCTGCGCACGACTTCTCGCCCTGCGACTCTTCGTTTCCGAGTGCGGCACCTCCCCCGCGTCGACCGTTCCCCCGATGTTGCGTCGGCGTCTTTCGCCCCTCGGGCGCCTTGCGGCCGCGGCCGCCCTGCCGGCACCGACGGACGTTGCGGCCGACGACCCCGTCGAACGCGCGGCGCGTGCGAGCGACACCGCCTGGGTGTTTGCGTCGCGCCGTGCCGACATCGCGCGGGCGGTCGAGGAGATGCGCAACATCCGTGCGGGAGAGGGTGTCTCGCCCGCGCACTTTGCAACGAGCGTTCACAACGGGATCGAGGCGCTTCTTTCGATTGCCGCTCGACACACGGGGGCGGAAACCGCCGTTGCGGGCGGGCTTTTCACGGCGGAAGCGGGCTTTGAGGCGGCGGTGGGTCTTTTGAGCGAATACCCGCGCGTACTGCTTCTCGTGGCGGACGAAGCGCCCGAGAGCGTTTTCGGGGAAAAATCCGCGCCCGCCTTTGCGGGAGCGATGCTCCTTGCTCGCGCGAAACCCGAAGCCGCCCGAACGATCTGCGAGACGGGTGCGCCCGAAGGGGAGCCTCTCGTCGCGCTCTTTACGCGCCCGAGAGCCGAAGACGAAACGATCGATGCGAGGCTAACCGAGCCCGCGGGGGCGCTTTCCGCCCTTCGGGAGGTCTTTGCGTGGCTCGAAGAAGAAGATACGCCGCTTTTGACCCGCTGCGATCGTCGGGTCGCGCACGTGTGGACGAAGACGAAAGCCTTCTGCGACGACTTCGATTCCGCCGAAACACCCGAAGCGCCCGAGAGCGCCCGCGTCCGATGAAGGCCCCGGAAGCCGCCGGCCGAGCGACCGGTCGAGAGAACGT
It encodes:
- a CDS encoding FAD-dependent oxidoreductase, which translates into the protein MDELIYGVWNGRVHDYRRDFGHPTPEDVPVGALQSFNPGNPVAGFAGPQGFLVFDLRATLAEVLYSYYRKARRLSCGRCTPCRAGTVIIAEALEKACNGEGESVDWAYVREVAALMAESSLCGIGLTTPAPILGAIDHFLDDLRHAPTVPRGTRDHYEVATAPCIEACPAHVEVPRYIDYIRDGHPELATAVLLEHYPLVGSCGRVCVRPCEKACVRGRVDAPVAIKDLKRFASDNAGEAVVDFFEKAPARDLPSPLAPSVAVVGAGPAGLNCAYHLLRRGVRVDVFEKEDHAGGMARLGIPAYRLPNRFLETETDAVARLGGRVHYGKALGRDFSIGDLFRRGYRAVFLGLGCPEGQYLGLEGEATDAKGYLKGLDFLLDLERAQDEGRSMPLKGDVVVVGCGNVAMDCCRSARRLLEGTGGRVTVSYRRTRASAPADPEEIEAALDEGIAFEFLTAPVEVVVEGGEVVGLKLVRMAEGEPDASGRRSVRPIPGSEFVIPCSTVVAAIGQKTDPSVFTPEDGIRFTRRGTIEVDASLATSRDGVFAGGDAAIGPTSLIRGLEEGETAAASIHEYLLTGVPGFLARRRMSEMLREGKLLDAEPPQPAPVAKPRAKIRHLDAAERVKSWDEVELGLDPDEALEEAKRCMRCYRLFSLTTLRPIPGKSALEEH
- a CDS encoding LysR family transcriptional regulator, with product MAESTVRILETLARSASITRAARELGVTQSGLSQTLARIERAWGFEVLDRSSRPLSLTAAGERILRAEQRIERERDECRRELADLASGVRGTLRLGVSEFRETILLADVLPAFRRAYPDVELELVEGTTAELERAAREGRTDLSILVEPSDTSDLKLTPLFRERFLLAVDPENPVLDGWLPERDADGRAHFPFSRLDGRPFIRMKPGQHLHDVALELQRRTGATPRVVLESESLAAALALAAAGLGATIVPDTLARRTSAEIRFFTLEPDMPERVVYAASRMSRYVSKAAEAFLAVMRKHSEAAPAENEKAARHTSRTALKKRSDAQSK
- a CDS encoding beta-ketoacyl synthase chain length factor, whose translation is MRTCARLLALRLFVSECGTSPASTVPPMLRRRLSPLGRLAAAAALPAPTDVAADDPVERAARASDTAWVFASRRADIARAVEEMRNIRAGEGVSPAHFATSVHNGIEALLSIAARHTGAETAVAGGLFTAEAGFEAAVGLLSEYPRVLLLVADEAPESVFGEKSAPAFAGAMLLARAKPEAARTICETGAPEGEPLVALFTRPRAEDETIDARLTEPAGALSALREVFAWLEEEDTPLLTRCDRRVAHVWTKTKAFCDDFDSAETPEAPESARVR
- a CDS encoding [FeFe] hydrogenase, group A, whose product is MQIYLNGRPAACREGETVLEVARREGVRIPTLCEFAALNHRPGTCRMCLVDVTTASGRQTLATACTSAVEDGMRVDTRSERVRRARRLQAELLFADHCERCSGCARHGRCELQRAAEETGLDLSRLSGRLTDRTTVDRSAPALVFTADKCIRCLRCVEVCRQVQGVSAITFEGTGCASSVGFDGGLWGDSDRCVQCGQCSLVCPTGAIAVKDETDRFLDYLADPDVVTVVQIAPAVRMAFAEAAGAPAGRNLEGEIVAGLKKLGADFVCDTRWSADVTILEEGTELLHRLEHSEGRVDTMFTSCCPGWINHVEKSHPDLFPHVSSTRSPQAIFGALAKTYLPRVKKLDSAAIRVVSIMPCTAKKDEAARPQLAREGVADVDLVLTVRELERLFRTQGIDPLAIDPAPFDSPFMTEASGAAQLFATTGGVMEAALRTVCALAGSPRALPLRFEPVRGLAGVKEARVETERFGELRVAVVHGLKNLGPVLDCVREGRSPWHFVEVMACPGGCIGGGGTARGDNWTRTLPVRQRMVYEEDDRLAVKRSDENPDVAALYRDYLGRAGSDLAHELLHTDYENRRSAPKPLRFKELETKIKLTDKR
- a CDS encoding helix-turn-helix transcriptional regulator — protein: MTDPRFLPYVRVARLIARTFGPDCEVVLHDLTTPAHSVIHIENNGVTGRRIGDTFKHLVDKAMRSEETDVFANYYYRFEGRLIRSSSLLVRDETGKLIGALCINADVTAVQAQLDFIRRLLPGFADACSPEIRPLEAAPPSAAPACGNVPRAAGASAEPTPTVLELVNGLIDAAVDEACASGPLTKEKRLQVLEFLEKKSVFLVKGALERTAERLGVAKVTIYSDLDAVRRR
- a CDS encoding malate dehydrogenase, giving the protein METTKKTVRVAVTGPAGQIGYSLLFRIASGAMLGADQPVELRLLERAESASSARLTGTMMELEDCAFPLLHGLSAFRDPVEAFRDADYALLVGARPRAPGMERADLLEANARIFMEQGRALNASASRDVKVLVVGNPCNTNAMIAMKNAPDLAARNFSALMRLDQNRAEAQLAKKLGCRVADIERVAVWGNHSPTMAADVSFATAKGEPVAGRLEAAWLADEFEPVVAKRGGAILAARGASSAASAASAAIDHMRDWALGSGERWVTMAVPSEGEYGVPEGMVFGFPCRTENGVARPVEGLEISEALRARIERNVAELALEAEAVKAFLP